A genomic segment from Gilvibacter sp. SZ-19 encodes:
- a CDS encoding SDR family oxidoreductase — MSKVVFITGASSGIGRAIGELLHQKGMVVYGTSRNPSKITDSPFPLLPLDVNDPQTITEAVAWVLAEKGRIDVLVNNAGVGITGPIEETPDAEINKAFDTNFYGPIRVIKAVMPAMRKAGQGRVINITSIAGYMGLPYRGIYSASKAALGVVTETLRMEAREFGISFTTVAPGDFATNIAAGRYHAPLKEDSAYYNNYKVSLDLMNEHVDAGEDPAAMANFVYRLINKKKVKVHYRVGAPLQRLSIVLKRLLPDTWYESMLRKHYKL; from the coding sequence ATGAGTAAGGTAGTTTTTATAACGGGAGCATCATCAGGTATTGGCAGAGCCATTGGCGAGCTACTACACCAAAAGGGCATGGTCGTTTACGGTACAAGTCGTAATCCGTCAAAGATCACAGACTCTCCATTTCCTTTACTTCCTTTAGATGTTAACGATCCGCAGACCATAACAGAAGCTGTTGCCTGGGTTTTGGCCGAAAAGGGTCGAATAGATGTCTTGGTAAACAACGCTGGTGTGGGAATAACAGGTCCCATAGAGGAAACTCCAGATGCCGAGATCAACAAAGCATTCGACACTAACTTTTACGGTCCTATTCGCGTGATAAAGGCCGTGATGCCAGCCATGCGTAAAGCAGGGCAGGGCCGCGTTATCAATATCACTTCTATAGCGGGTTATATGGGCTTGCCTTATCGCGGAATCTACTCTGCCAGTAAAGCTGCCCTTGGAGTTGTTACAGAGACCTTGCGTATGGAAGCGCGTGAGTTTGGTATTTCTTTTACAACGGTTGCACCCGGAGACTTTGCAACCAATATCGCTGCCGGTCGCTATCACGCTCCGCTTAAAGAAGATTCTGCTTATTACAACAACTACAAGGTGTCTTTAGACCTTATGAACGAGCACGTGGACGCTGGTGAGGATCCTGCAGCCATGGCTAATTTTGTGTATCGCCTCATCAATAAGAAAAAGGTCAAGGTGCATTACCGCGTAGGGGCACCTTTACAGCGCCTGTCTATCGTACTCAAAAGACTACTGCCAGATACTTGGTACGAGTCTATGCTCAGAAAGCACTACAAGCTCTAG
- the fsa gene encoding fructose-6-phosphate aldolase yields MKFFIDTANLDQIREAQELGILDGVTTNPSLMAKEGITGQDNIRQHYVDICNIVDGDVSAEVISTKYEDMIAEGKALAALHEQIVVKVPMIKDGVKAIKYFSDNGIRTNCTLVFSAGQALLAAKAGATYVSPFIGRLDDISTDGLNLINEIRLIYDNYGFQTQILAASVRHTMHVIDCAKIGADVMTGPLKSIEGLLNHPLTDIGLEKFLADYRKGN; encoded by the coding sequence ATGAAATTTTTTATCGATACCGCCAACCTTGATCAGATCCGTGAAGCCCAAGAATTGGGAATTCTTGACGGGGTTACCACCAACCCATCACTAATGGCCAAAGAGGGCATTACCGGACAAGATAATATCCGCCAACACTATGTAGACATTTGTAATATTGTAGACGGAGATGTTTCTGCGGAGGTGATCTCGACCAAGTACGAGGATATGATCGCAGAAGGAAAGGCATTAGCAGCTTTGCACGAGCAGATCGTGGTTAAAGTTCCTATGATCAAAGACGGTGTGAAAGCCATCAAATACTTTAGCGACAACGGTATCCGTACCAATTGTACCTTGGTATTCTCTGCTGGACAAGCTCTTTTAGCTGCTAAGGCAGGAGCTACCTATGTTTCTCCATTTATTGGTCGTTTGGACGATATTTCTACCGATGGATTGAATCTTATCAATGAGATCCGCTTGATCTACGACAACTACGGATTTCAGACACAGATCCTTGCCGCTTCTGTAAGACACACCATGCACGTTATTGACTGTGCTAAAATTGGTGCCGATGTAATGACAGGGCCTTTAAAATCTATCGAAGGTCTGTTGAATCATCCGCTAACGGATATCGGTTTAGAGAAATTCCTCGCAGACTACCGCAAAGGAAACTAA
- a CDS encoding thioredoxin-like domain-containing protein: MERMFKKYLIPLSVLLPLFFGACKSDKQQEINTWFGGEIINPRADFVLLAKNSRVVDTIFLDKDNFFRYKFDSLVPGLYSFIHKEYQLVYIEPGDSIMLRVNTLDFDESLAYSGTGAAKNNYLIEMFLHNEEEQKLMPSYYQKSPEAFSASLDSMRNIRLKILNRFQEKHETSTGFNEVAQASIDFDYYSKKELYPFAHYGSNHLENMNSLPENFYAFRSGVNYGDEHLYTYYPYYRYISSFLDNVSYTTYMNRAKFDRTSPLHTKAKLKLIDSVITHDSLKNNLLYATTRRYLINSKDQDSSEEIFDLFMQKNSSKAQHKEMKLLHQACDKMIPGNPLPNQMVVTTDNTIKDLHSLINRPTVLFFWSAGSSNHNKRIHKKAAEMKAKYPEFDFVGISVDQNHEKWLKTMALRTFNEKTEYRFNDAVQAERELVLNSPNKAIIVDARGRIIENNTNIFGSSFEVQLLGYLNRVPFQ, translated from the coding sequence ATGGAGCGCATGTTTAAAAAATACTTGATTCCCCTGAGTGTTTTACTCCCCTTGTTTTTTGGGGCTTGTAAGAGCGATAAGCAACAAGAAATAAACACATGGTTTGGTGGTGAGATCATTAATCCCAGAGCTGACTTTGTGCTCCTGGCCAAGAACTCTCGCGTGGTCGACACTATCTTTTTAGATAAGGACAACTTCTTCCGATACAAATTCGATAGCCTTGTTCCAGGCCTCTACAGTTTTATCCACAAGGAATATCAGCTGGTATATATAGAACCTGGAGACAGCATCATGCTGCGTGTTAACACTTTGGACTTTGACGAATCATTAGCCTATTCCGGTACTGGCGCAGCAAAGAACAACTATCTGATAGAAATGTTCTTGCACAACGAAGAAGAGCAAAAGCTCATGCCGAGCTATTATCAGAAAAGCCCGGAAGCTTTTAGTGCCTCTTTAGACAGTATGCGTAACATCCGCCTAAAGATCTTGAATCGATTCCAAGAAAAACACGAGACCTCAACAGGCTTTAACGAGGTTGCTCAAGCCAGTATTGACTTCGATTATTATTCTAAAAAGGAGCTCTATCCCTTTGCGCATTACGGCAGTAACCATTTGGAGAATATGAACTCCTTGCCAGAGAATTTCTACGCCTTTAGAAGCGGCGTGAATTACGGCGATGAGCACTTATACACCTATTATCCGTATTACAGATATATTTCGTCTTTTCTAGATAATGTGAGCTACACCACTTATATGAATCGGGCGAAGTTTGACAGAACATCTCCCTTGCATACCAAGGCGAAGCTGAAACTCATAGACAGCGTAATAACACACGATTCCCTTAAGAACAACCTGTTGTACGCCACCACGCGTCGCTACCTGATCAATTCTAAAGATCAAGACAGCAGCGAGGAGATCTTTGATCTGTTCATGCAAAAGAACAGCAGCAAGGCGCAGCATAAAGAAATGAAATTGTTGCACCAAGCCTGTGATAAGATGATTCCTGGTAACCCTCTGCCGAATCAGATGGTAGTTACCACAGACAATACCATAAAGGACCTACACAGTCTCATAAACAGACCTACGGTGCTTTTCTTCTGGTCGGCAGGTTCGTCTAACCACAACAAGCGCATTCACAAAAAAGCAGCAGAGATGAAAGCCAAATACCCAGAATTTGATTTTGTGGGTATCAGCGTAGATCAAAACCACGAAAAATGGCTCAAGACCATGGCGCTGCGCACTTTTAACGAAAAGACCGAATACAGATTCAACGACGCGGTTCAGGCAGAACGCGAGTTGGTGCTCAATTCTCCGAACAAGGCGATCATAGTTGACGCGCGAGGTCGTATCATTGAGAACAACACCAATATCTTTGGCAGCTCTTTCGAAGTACAATTACTCGGCTATCTGAACCGAGTTCCTTTCCAATAA
- a CDS encoding ABC-F family ATP-binding cassette domain-containing protein, which produces MLSVSNLSVQFGKRVLFDEVNTTFVNGNCYGIIGANGAGKSTFLKILSGKMEPTSGQVHLEPGKRMSVLEQNHNVFDEHTVLETVIMGNKPLYEVKTEMDQIYAKPDFNDADGERVGELQVIFEEMNGWNADSDAAALLSNLGIKEEFHYTPMADMDGKLKVRVLLAQALFGNPDVLIMDEPTNDLDYETISWLEHFLANYDNCVIVVSHDRHFLDAVCTHISDIDFGKINHYSGNYTFWYESSQLAARQRAQQNKKAEEKKKELQEFIARFSANVAKSKQATSRKKMIDKLNIEDIKPSSRRYPAIIFEREREAGDQILNIENLSASLDGETLFTKLDLNLAKGDKVVVYAKDSRATTAFYQIINGEKEADSGKYQWGVTTTQSYLPADNDSYFSEKISLVDWLRQWATTEEEREEVYIRGFLGKMLFSGEEALKNSDVLSGGEKVRCMLSRMMMLRANVVMLDEPTNHLDLESITAFNNSLKNFKGTVLFTTHDHEFAQTVGNRVIELTPNGVIDRYTTFDEYMSDPKIKELRQKMYAVNA; this is translated from the coding sequence ATGCTTTCAGTATCTAATCTATCAGTTCAATTTGGGAAACGTGTGCTTTTTGATGAAGTGAATACCACTTTTGTCAATGGGAACTGCTACGGAATCATCGGTGCTAACGGGGCCGGAAAATCTACTTTTTTAAAGATTTTATCGGGTAAGATGGAGCCCACCTCTGGGCAGGTTCATCTAGAACCCGGTAAACGCATGTCTGTTTTAGAGCAGAATCACAACGTCTTTGATGAGCATACTGTACTTGAAACAGTGATCATGGGAAACAAGCCGCTTTACGAAGTTAAAACGGAGATGGACCAGATATATGCCAAGCCAGACTTTAACGATGCAGATGGAGAGCGTGTTGGGGAGTTGCAAGTGATCTTTGAAGAGATGAACGGATGGAACGCAGACAGCGATGCCGCCGCCTTGCTTTCTAATTTGGGTATCAAGGAAGAATTCCACTATACACCAATGGCCGATATGGATGGTAAACTCAAAGTACGTGTGCTTTTGGCGCAGGCACTTTTTGGAAATCCGGATGTGTTGATCATGGATGAGCCTACCAACGACTTGGACTACGAGACCATTTCTTGGTTGGAGCACTTTTTGGCCAATTACGACAACTGCGTTATCGTTGTGTCTCACGATCGTCACTTTTTAGACGCTGTTTGTACCCATATCAGTGATATCGATTTTGGGAAGATCAACCACTATTCCGGAAACTATACCTTCTGGTACGAATCCAGTCAGTTGGCTGCACGTCAACGTGCACAGCAGAACAAGAAGGCCGAAGAGAAAAAGAAAGAACTACAGGAGTTTATCGCTCGTTTTAGTGCCAACGTGGCCAAGTCCAAGCAAGCGACTTCTCGTAAGAAGATGATCGATAAGCTGAATATAGAAGATATCAAACCGTCTAGTCGCCGTTATCCTGCGATCATCTTTGAGCGTGAGCGCGAAGCAGGAGATCAGATCTTGAACATCGAGAATTTGTCGGCCTCCTTAGATGGAGAAACCTTATTCACAAAGTTAGATCTAAACCTAGCCAAAGGCGATAAGGTTGTGGTTTATGCTAAAGATTCTAGAGCGACCACTGCTTTCTATCAGATCATTAACGGAGAAAAAGAGGCAGACAGCGGGAAATACCAATGGGGAGTCACCACTACCCAGAGTTATTTGCCAGCAGATAACGATTCTTATTTTAGCGAAAAGATATCCTTGGTAGATTGGCTGCGTCAGTGGGCAACTACAGAAGAGGAGCGTGAAGAGGTTTACATTCGCGGTTTCTTAGGAAAGATGCTTTTCAGTGGGGAAGAGGCCTTGAAGAACTCAGACGTACTTTCCGGAGGAGAAAAGGTGCGTTGTATGCTCAGCCGTATGATGATGCTGCGCGCTAACGTTGTTATGCTAGATGAACCGACCAACCACTTGGATCTGGAGTCGATCACCGCCTTTAACAATTCGCTTAAGAACTTTAAGGGAACCGTATTGTTCACCACACATGATCACGAATTTGCGCAAACAGTAGGTAATCGCGTTATCGAATTAACGCCGAATGGGGTTATAGATCGCTATACGACCTTTGATGAGTACATGAGCGATCCCAAGATCAAGGAATTGCGACAAAAAATGTATGCGGTCAACGCTTAG
- the hisIE gene encoding bifunctional phosphoribosyl-AMP cyclohydrolase/phosphoribosyl-ATP diphosphatase HisIE has protein sequence MNPNFEKSADGLLPAVIQDSNTKQVLMLGYMNEQAYKKTLAENRITFYSRSKGRLWTKGESSENYLALKEHYLDCDQDALLFLCEPAGPTCHKGTQSCFANDSAQGFLGQLEATIAQKIVSDEADSYTRSLAQRGINKVAQKVGEEAVELVIEAKDDNAELFKNEAADLLYHLLILLNVKGHSMADIEDILKQRSKK, from the coding sequence ATGAATCCGAATTTTGAAAAATCCGCCGATGGTCTACTCCCAGCGGTGATCCAAGACAGCAATACCAAACAGGTCTTAATGCTGGGCTATATGAATGAGCAGGCCTATAAGAAGACCTTGGCAGAGAATCGCATTACTTTTTACAGCCGATCCAAAGGACGTTTATGGACCAAAGGAGAAAGCTCCGAGAATTACCTTGCGCTAAAAGAACATTATTTGGACTGTGATCAGGATGCGCTTTTGTTTTTGTGTGAGCCTGCCGGCCCCACTTGCCATAAAGGCACGCAAAGTTGCTTTGCCAATGACAGCGCACAAGGCTTTTTAGGTCAGTTGGAGGCGACCATAGCCCAAAAGATAGTCAGCGACGAAGCAGACTCTTATACCCGCTCTTTAGCCCAAAGAGGAATCAATAAAGTGGCGCAAAAAGTAGGTGAAGAAGCGGTAGAATTGGTCATCGAAGCCAAAGATGATAATGCCGAGCTTTTTAAGAATGAGGCCGCAGATCTACTCTATCACCTCCTTATTTTGTTGAACGTTAAAGGGCATTCTATGGCAGATATAGAGGATATCCTTAAACAACGATCTAAAAAATAG
- the hisF gene encoding imidazole glycerol phosphate synthase subunit HisF has translation MLKKRIIPCLDIKNGRTVKGVNFVDIRDAGDPVALAKQYAEQGADELVFLDITATIEARETLISLVADIAANINIPFTVGGGITTVAQAKALIRAGADKISVNSAAVKRPELVQELAAEFGSQCVVVAVDTKCEDDQWTVFVSGGRTPTGIDTLAWVEKMEALGAGEILLTSMNNDGTKAGFALDITTAVAEKVQIPVIASGGAGTIAHFETLFKQTTASAGLAASIFHYGEIPVPQLKSALKDKNIPIR, from the coding sequence ATGCTAAAGAAACGAATCATTCCTTGTCTGGACATTAAGAACGGACGCACGGTCAAAGGGGTCAATTTTGTGGACATCCGAGATGCAGGTGACCCAGTGGCACTGGCCAAGCAGTATGCCGAGCAGGGTGCAGACGAACTGGTATTCTTAGATATTACCGCTACCATAGAAGCTCGAGAAACTTTGATCTCTTTGGTAGCAGATATTGCAGCCAACATAAACATTCCTTTTACCGTTGGAGGAGGCATAACAACTGTGGCACAGGCTAAGGCCTTGATAAGAGCTGGGGCTGATAAGATCAGCGTGAACTCCGCAGCAGTTAAACGTCCGGAATTGGTTCAGGAACTAGCTGCTGAATTTGGCTCTCAATGTGTGGTGGTAGCGGTAGACACTAAGTGTGAAGACGACCAATGGACGGTATTTGTCAGTGGGGGACGCACCCCAACAGGTATTGACACCCTGGCTTGGGTTGAAAAGATGGAGGCCCTAGGGGCTGGCGAGATCTTATTGACCTCTATGAACAACGACGGCACCAAGGCTGGCTTTGCCTTAGATATAACCACCGCAGTGGCTGAGAAGGTACAAATTCCGGTGATCGCCTCTGGAGGTGCGGGAACCATCGCGCACTTTGAGACCCTTTTTAAGCAAACAACAGCAAGTGCAGGACTGGCTGCCAGTATTTTTCACTACGGTGAGATCCCAGTGCCTCAATTAAAATCAGCATTAAAAGATAAAAACATCCCAATAAGATGA
- the hisA gene encoding 1-(5-phosphoribosyl)-5-[(5-phosphoribosylamino)methylideneamino]imidazole-4-carboxamide isomerase produces the protein MRIIPAIDLIDGKCVRLTQGDYNQKTVYNEDPLEVAKMFEDHGIGYLHLVDLDGAKSKQIVNHKVLERLASKTELQIDFGGGIKSDQDIRIAFESGAKQVTGGSIAVSEPELFSSWLGRYGAQKVILGADCKDRKIATHGWQQASSLDVNDFIVDYLSKGAQYVICTDIAKDGMLQGPSFDLYRELLALDGLKLIASGGVSTLDEVIQLRELGCEGAIIGKAIYEGTIQLKDLEALC, from the coding sequence ATGCGAATCATACCAGCTATAGACCTAATTGACGGTAAATGTGTGCGACTCACCCAAGGTGATTACAACCAAAAGACCGTGTATAACGAAGACCCATTAGAGGTCGCAAAGATGTTTGAAGACCACGGCATTGGGTATCTGCATTTAGTAGATCTAGACGGGGCAAAAAGCAAGCAAATTGTAAATCACAAGGTTTTAGAACGCCTGGCTTCGAAGACCGAACTCCAGATCGATTTTGGTGGAGGTATCAAATCTGATCAGGACATTCGCATTGCCTTTGAAAGTGGTGCCAAGCAGGTAACGGGAGGCAGTATTGCAGTGTCTGAGCCAGAACTTTTCAGTTCTTGGTTGGGACGCTACGGAGCACAAAAGGTCATTCTAGGAGCCGATTGTAAGGACCGAAAGATCGCAACCCACGGATGGCAGCAAGCCTCTAGTTTGGATGTGAACGATTTTATTGTCGACTACTTAAGCAAAGGCGCACAATATGTGATCTGTACAGATATTGCCAAAGACGGCATGCTACAAGGTCCAAGTTTTGACTTATACCGAGAGCTCTTGGCACTAGACGGCCTTAAGCTTATTGCCAGCGGCGGTGTTAGCACGCTAGATGAAGTTATACAATTGCGAGAACTGGGCTGCGAAGGTGCTATAATCGGTAAGGCGATCTACGAAGGAACCATTCAACTTAAAGACCTGGAAGCCCTATGCTAA
- the hisH gene encoding imidazole glycerol phosphate synthase subunit HisH: MIAIVKYNAGNIRSVENALKRLNAACVISDDPTVLASADKLILPGVGEASSAMAYLKQKGLDTVIKQRTKPTLGICLGLQLFCSYSEEGNTPCLGIFDEQVKKFPPRDKVPHMGWNEIIDLKGPLFNEVKTNSDVYFVHSYYAEVGPDTVASCDYIQPFSAALARDNFYATQFHPEKSAAVGEQILSNFLKLNV, encoded by the coding sequence ATGATAGCGATAGTAAAATACAATGCTGGTAATATCAGATCTGTGGAGAACGCGCTAAAACGGCTCAATGCAGCTTGCGTGATAAGTGATGACCCAACTGTGCTCGCATCGGCAGATAAATTGATCCTACCGGGAGTTGGAGAGGCCTCCTCTGCTATGGCCTATTTGAAACAAAAGGGCTTAGATACTGTTATTAAGCAACGGACTAAACCAACTTTGGGGATCTGTTTAGGATTACAGCTGTTCTGTTCGTATTCAGAAGAAGGCAACACGCCCTGTCTGGGCATCTTTGACGAACAAGTCAAGAAGTTTCCGCCCAGAGACAAGGTGCCGCATATGGGATGGAATGAAATTATCGATCTGAAAGGCCCTTTATTCAATGAGGTTAAAACCAACAGTGACGTTTATTTTGTACACAGCTATTATGCGGAGGTTGGCCCAGATACGGTAGCGTCTTGCGATTATATTCAACCGTTTTCTGCAGCCTTGGCTAGAGACAATTTCTACGCAACGCAGTTCCACCCAGAAAAATCCGCAGCTGTTGGAGAACAAATCTTGTCTAACTTTTTAAAGCTCAATGTCTAA
- the hisB gene encoding bifunctional histidinol-phosphatase/imidazoleglycerol-phosphate dehydratase HisB → MNKKVLFIDRDGTLVIEPPVDYQLDSLEKLEFYPGVFQWLAKINQELDYTLVMVTNQDGLGTASFPEETFWPAHNKVMQAFSNEGIEFYKVHIDPTLPEENAPTRKPGTGMLVEYIHGNYDLEKSFVIGDRVSDIELAKNLGSQGILIAAEPNKDAALTTTSWEDIYRFLKGQDRKAVVTRNTSETQINIALNLDGKGQSKIKTGLGFYDHMLEQIAKHGGFDLAIDVQGDLHIDEHHTIEDTALALGTAFKEALGSKKGVMRYGFLLPMDDALAQVAVDFGGRPWLEWEADFEREKVGDLPTEMFFHFFKSFSDTAQCNLNIKVEGDNEHHKIEAIFKGFARALRMAVARSGSNDIPSTKGSL, encoded by the coding sequence ATGAACAAGAAAGTATTATTTATAGATAGAGATGGCACCTTGGTCATTGAACCTCCAGTGGACTACCAATTGGATAGCTTGGAAAAACTAGAGTTCTATCCTGGCGTGTTTCAGTGGTTGGCAAAGATCAATCAGGAGTTAGATTACACTTTGGTCATGGTTACCAACCAGGACGGTTTAGGAACAGCCTCTTTCCCGGAAGAGACCTTTTGGCCAGCCCACAATAAGGTAATGCAAGCCTTTTCAAATGAGGGCATAGAATTCTATAAAGTTCATATTGACCCTACCCTTCCGGAAGAGAACGCCCCTACGCGTAAACCGGGAACTGGCATGCTTGTAGAATATATTCACGGAAACTACGATCTGGAGAAATCATTTGTGATAGGCGATAGAGTCTCAGATATTGAGCTTGCTAAGAATTTGGGGAGTCAAGGTATTTTGATCGCTGCGGAGCCTAATAAGGACGCGGCCCTCACAACTACAAGTTGGGAAGATATTTACCGCTTTTTAAAAGGGCAAGACCGCAAGGCCGTGGTGACCAGAAATACTTCGGAGACACAGATCAATATTGCCCTTAACCTAGACGGAAAAGGACAAAGCAAGATCAAAACTGGGCTTGGGTTTTACGACCATATGTTAGAACAGATAGCCAAACACGGCGGGTTTGATCTAGCAATCGATGTTCAGGGCGATCTACACATAGACGAACACCACACCATAGAAGATACAGCCTTGGCTTTGGGAACCGCATTTAAAGAAGCTTTAGGAAGTAAAAAAGGAGTAATGCGCTATGGCTTTTTACTGCCGATGGATGATGCCTTGGCGCAAGTGGCCGTAGATTTTGGTGGTCGCCCTTGGTTGGAATGGGAGGCGGATTTTGAACGTGAAAAGGTTGGTGACTTGCCTACAGAAATGTTCTTCCACTTTTTTAAATCCTTTAGTGATACTGCGCAATGCAACCTGAACATTAAAGTAGAAGGCGATAACGAACACCACAAAATAGAAGCTATTTTTAAAGGTTTTGCCCGAGCGCTGCGGATGGCTGTTGCCAGAAGCGGGTCTAACGACATTCCAAGCACAAAAGGAAGTTTATGA
- the hisC gene encoding histidinol-phosphate transaminase: MDTNALIRPSLRDLKPYSSARDEYTGKEGIFLDANENPYGNLNRYPDPYQRELKSALAQLRNVTSEQVFIGNGSDEVIDLCFRLFCEPGKDKVLQFSPTYGMYKVSAAINDVDVLDCPLDATFEIDLAKALQLIEQQQPKLIFVCSPNNPTGNLFSLKTIKALAAASQGVVIVDEAYIDFANAPSAVSLIDTIDNLIVSQTFSKAWGLAAARVGIAYGNANLITWLSNIKPPYNVSELNQQAALDALADKAGFEQRKRAILEEKQRLISFFKAFPLVEKVYPSETNFILIKLPDATGWYERLISQQIITRNRSSVIADSLRITVGTPTENDILINAFKA; encoded by the coding sequence ATGGATACTAATGCCCTAATAAGGCCTAGTCTAAGGGATCTTAAACCTTATTCTAGTGCTCGCGATGAATACACCGGCAAAGAGGGAATTTTCTTAGATGCCAATGAAAACCCTTACGGCAATTTAAACCGATATCCTGATCCGTATCAGAGAGAGCTCAAGTCAGCGTTAGCACAATTGAGAAATGTAACTAGTGAGCAAGTATTTATTGGCAACGGCAGTGACGAGGTGATCGATCTGTGTTTTCGCCTTTTTTGTGAGCCTGGCAAGGATAAGGTTTTACAGTTTAGCCCAACCTATGGCATGTACAAGGTCTCTGCCGCTATTAACGATGTCGATGTTCTAGATTGCCCGTTGGATGCTACTTTCGAGATCGATCTGGCCAAGGCATTACAGCTCATAGAACAGCAACAACCTAAGTTGATCTTTGTGTGTTCGCCCAACAACCCGACCGGAAATCTGTTCAGCTTGAAAACTATCAAGGCCTTGGCCGCAGCCAGTCAAGGTGTGGTCATTGTAGATGAAGCCTATATAGACTTTGCGAATGCGCCCAGCGCTGTAAGTTTGATAGATACCATTGACAATCTGATCGTCTCACAAACCTTTAGTAAGGCTTGGGGGCTTGCCGCGGCTCGCGTGGGAATCGCCTATGGCAATGCAAACCTGATAACTTGGCTCAGCAATATCAAACCACCTTATAATGTAAGTGAGCTCAATCAACAAGCGGCATTAGATGCATTGGCTGATAAAGCCGGGTTTGAGCAACGCAAGCGCGCCATCTTGGAAGAAAAACAACGTCTTATAAGCTTTTTCAAAGCCTTCCCCCTGGTGGAAAAAGTATATCCTAGCGAGACCAATTTTATTCTTATCAAACTGCCGGACGCAACGGGCTGGTACGAGCGACTGATCAGTCAACAAATAATAACGCGCAACAGAAGTTCTGTGATCGCTGATTCGCTGCGCATCACAGTAGGAACACCAACAGAAAACGATATTCTCATCAACGCATTTAAAGCATGA